The DNA segment TAGCCGGATGTGGAAGCGCGTTTCCTGCTCTTTCTGTCCAATTGAGCATCTTTTCAAATATACCTTTCGGAGGTGTACCATTCATAATTTATTGGTTTAAATTGAATAGTAATCAATATAAGAAAATAATTGCTAATGTGCTTTCTAGTAGCCTATAATCCAATATTATCTTGCCAATTACCAGGTGTTACATAGGTTTTGACTTTTTTGCGACATTAATATGTTCTTATAATTGTATAACCAGAAAGGGGTATTTGTCTTGCTCCTTATCTTTAGTATTTGCTCTGTGTTGATTCTTCTCCTCTGTAGAGTAATGAGCTGTCACCATAGCTTAAAAACCTAAAGTCATGAGTTAAGGCATAATCATAAATCCTTTTCCAATTATCTCCTTTGGTAAAGGCAGAAACAAGCAATAATAAGGTGCTATTTGGTTGATGAAAATTGGTGATCAGTCTGTTAACGACTTTAAAATCGTAGCCAGGAGCAATTAAAATTCCTGTATGGCTTTCAAGAATGTTCCTTTTTTCATCAATTAAATATTGTTTCAGTCTGCCAATCGCTTCTTGTAAATTGTAATGTTGTGGCAGGTGGTAGGCATCCCATTGATTAACATATAGTTCGTTTTTATTTTCCAATAATTTTACACCCAGCCAATATAAACTCTCTAGTGTACGAACGGTAGTGGTTCCTACACTAGTAATATCCTCTTCGTATTTTAAAATAAGATCCAGTGTTGGCATATCCACAAAAAAATGTTCAATATGCATTTCATGCTCACCTATCAATGCAGACTTCACAGGTTTGAAAGTGCCTGCTCCTACATGTAAGGTAACCGGAGCTGTGTGTATATTGTTTTTTCTTATTTGGGCTAATATCTCATCTGTAAAATGGAGTCCTGCCGTAGGTGCCGCTACTGAGCCTTTATGGTTTGAGTAAACGGTTTGATAACGAAAAGTATCTATTGCTTCTGATTTACGATTCAAGTATGGCGGAATTGGAATGTTGCCTATGGCATCAAGCAGGTCACCAAAGCTCACATCTTTGCTATTCCAGCAGAATTGGATAAGTTGAGTATCTTCCATATTTTTTTCACGTGAAATACTTAGGTGGACTTCAGTTCCATTTACATAGATGTCTCTTGATAAGCTTCCTTCTTTCCATTTTTTTGAATTTCCAACAATGCACTTCCATGTAGCTTTTTCTTTTGCCTGAAAAATCATGGCAATGTCAGATGGTTCCACAGGCTCCAAACAAAATATTTCAATATTTGCTCCGGTTTGTTTTTGAAAATTTAAACGGGCTTGTATTACTTTGGTATTGTTGAATAACAGCAGACTATTAGGGGGTAATAATGAGGATATATCATTAAAACTGTATTCCCTAATGTTTTGATTAAAAACCAGTAGTTTTGAATCTGATCTGTTTTGTAAGGGGTATTTGGCAATTTTATTTTCGGGTAGTTCGTATGTATAATCTTCAATCCTTATGGCCTGTGTATTCATCATTCTTAAATTATTTCGCATGCAAAAATAAAAAATTAGCCCGGTTTATACTTAGGTATTCGAATTTAATAAACCTATATTTGTGATGCGCAAGCAATAATACTTGTTATTATATAGGGGCTTTACATCAGGGGGTGGCCACGAGATATTAGCAGCGAATACAGGAGGGGGGAGGAAGTACGATTGATGCTGTATAAGATTGGGGTCTGTATTATAAAGACAGAATCTAATTTAGTTGTTGCTAATTGGTTTATTGTTAAGTATGTATATCCTTATTGTTCAGTAGTAAGTGTCTGCTTGTGATGATGTCTTAGGAAATCATCATTGATGAAGAAGGATAAGATGAAATGTACAAATGAAGTATAAACCAGGATGACTGTAAAACATTGTCAGACGACACAGGTAAAGGATGGGTGTTTTACAGCTAATCAGATTTTGATAAATTACAAACAATATATACAAATGAAAATTTCGGTCGGAGATAAAGTAAGATTTTTAAATGAAGTAGGCGGAGGAGTTGTTAGTCGTACAGAAGGAGACAAAATGATATATGTGCTGGATGAAGATGGATTTGAAGTCCCGGCCCTCAGAACAGAAGTGGTTATTGTTGGTAAAAAAGCGACAGTAGATACACCAGCTAATCAAACTTCCCAAGTTGAACCAGACGGTTATGAGTTCGAAGAGAGTCCTGAAGAAGGAGAACCCAAGTTAATGCTAGCTTGCACCAGAGATGAGAGTTTAACAGGTAATATTCGTTTGTATTTAGTAAATGATTCAAACTTTTTTGTTTTTTATACGATCGGTCGTTATAACAATGCTAAAATAAGTAATGCTTATCATGGCGTTGTTGAACCTAACACCAAAATAGCGCTGGATAATATGGCTATTCATTATGTGGATGGGGTTGAATATGAATGTCAGCTAATGCTATTCCGAAAAAGTAAGGAGTATACGCCTTATAAACCTTTGGTGAAAAAAATTAAATTATCAGGTTCTAAACTGTTAAAAGACAATAGTTATGTGAGCAATGACTATATGGACGATAAGGCCCTGTTGGTATATTTAGTGAAAGACACCTTTGAGAAAAAACTGGAGGAGTTGTCTGCCAAGGATATTAAAAATGTGGTGGCTCAAAAAGAACAAAAGCCAAAAGGGAAAAAGGCTGTACGAAGGAATGATAAAGAAATTTTGGAAGTAGATTTACACATCCATGAGCTTTTGGATGATACAAGAGGTATGTCAAATAAAGAAATGCTGGAGTATCAGTTGACTAAGTTTCACGAAATAATGAAAGAAAATAAAAATCAAGCCAATCGCAAAATTGTATTTATTCATGGAAAGGGTAACGGAATTCTTAAATCAGAAATCATTAAAAATTTGAAAAAAAATTATACTTGGCATAGTTATCAAGATGCCTCGTTTGAACAATACGGCTTTGGAGCGACCATGGTCACCATATAAAAAGAAGTCTGAAAATGCATTTCTTACAAAGACTAAATAGTTGGAATTGTAAAGGTGAAGGTAGATCCATTGTTGAGATCTGATTCTACATATATTTCGCCACCCAAAAGGTGAATCAAACTTTTTGATATGGATAAGCCGAGTCCTGTTCCTGAAAGTAGTTTCTTGGTGGTTTTTTCTGCCTGTCTGAAACGGTCAAATATAATAGCTTGATCTTCAGGGGATATCCCTTCGCCAGTGTCGGATACACTGATAGTGAGAATATGGTTTTTATTTTGTTTGTACATAAGTACAATTTCTCCTTCGTGGGTAAATTTAACGGCGTTAGATATTAGATTTAAGATAATCTGTTGCAGTCTGAATGGATCAGAATAGATGTAATTAGTGGGTGTATTTGATTCTTTGTCTACAATCAATGATATGGATTTGTTTCCTGCTTTAATAAGTGAATTGCCGGCAAATTGTATGTTATTTAATATCTTATGAAGATCGAATTTTTCTTTTCGAATCATTAATTGTCCTGATTCTATTTTAGAAAGATCCACAATATCATTGATCAGATGTAACAGGGTTTCCCCGCTATTCTTTATCTGGGACAAATAGTTTGATTTTTCATCTTCTTTCAATTCATGACACATCAAAATATCGGAGAAACCTAGTATGGCATTCATGGGTGTTCTTATTTCATGACTCATGTTTGCAAGAAATGACGATTTTAAACGGTCACTTTCTTCGGCTCTTTCTTTGGCTATTTTTAGTTGTGCTTCAAATTCTTTTTGTGATGATATTTCCATAATAATTCCGGTGAGTCGCAAGGGTTTATCATTTAAATCGCGCTCTGTTATTTTTCCACTGATGGAGAAATAACGTAATGTGCCATTTTTAGTGTACATCTGAATTTCTAACTTAAAAATAGGTTCAATACCTTTTAAATGAAGAATTAAAGCTTCTTTTATTTGAGGTAAATCATCTGGCTTGAACAATTTTCGCCAGTTACTGATGTCTATTTTTAACTCTCTGGAAGACCGATAGCCTAAAAGTGTAGCGAAGTTATTATTATAAATCATATTTCTTGATCGTAACTGAATATCCCACAATCCTTCATTGGCACCATTTAAAGCCAACTCTAGTCTTTCCTCACTTTCTATCAGCTTTAACTCTATGTTTTTTCGTTTAATAATATTGGTCATCAGAAATAGAATAATGATAATCAATATAATTAATGCACTTAAAAAGTATAATAATTGCTTCTTGAATTTAATATATGATGGGATAGTCTTGTTCTCAAAAACAGCATTAGAGGGTAGGTGTTGTTCATTCAGTTTGTATCTTTTAATAAGATTGAAATCAAATTTTAACCTGTATTTTGTATCCATCAAATTTTCTATATGTTGATTCGGATTTTCAATGCGTTTTTTTAATATATGAGCGGCATCATAGCCTTGATCGTAGGATGATATAAGACTTCCTCCTACAATGAAATCTCCCAACAAAAAATCCCAAAAGCTATAGATGGGTATGTGTATGTCCTTCAATAATTCTTCTCCTACATGTTTTATTTCTACAGGAATTTTGTATTTGTCTGTATATAGGCTTAATAGAACGATGGCTTTGCGTTCTGGAATTATATTTTTTAATCTTTTTTTAAAGTCATTGTAATTACTGCCATCCAAAATGATGTATGGCTGTTGTGGTTTGTATTGGCTTAAAACATCTAAAAATTGTTGTAAAAATATTTTTCCTGAAAGAGTTTGATCCGATATGACCACAAGTGAATCGATGGATGGTTGAAGCTGAAAGATGGCATTCAGTGTATTACGAACATCTAATTCTTCTTTTACCCCTTTTATTCTGTTTTGATTATACTTTAATTGATGAATATTGTTGACACCACATACTACTACTGGAATATTTTTGTTCCATATGTGATCACCTTTTTTTAAAAAGAAGTCGAAAGCATAATTGTCGGCACATATAATTCCATCTAAGGCTATATCACTATATTTGTATTTGTACAGATTTTCCAGTTCATAGAAGAAGCCTTTGTTTTGAAAGCGTTTATAGTCCATGTATTCTACAAATACACGTGTTTTATGTTTGGGCTGCATGCCATTTATTACGCCTTGGGTTAATTGATCTGTCCATTCATAGCCGGTATGGTAGGAGTGGAGTAGCAGAATATTCGTTATTTTTTCTCCCTGAACTTCTAGGCAGGATAATAGCAATAGGAAGATTGTTAAAAATAATTTCATGTTCTTTAGCTGAAAAATCGTTGGTTTAGGTATCAAGTATTCATTCATGTTAGTGAGCTATAGAAAAAGATATGACCGTTGTTCTGCCATTAAAGAAATGAGATACACATTCAATATGCTTAAATTCATTTTCAATGTATATATAAGTTTAAGTAAAAAAATAGGCACCCATGTGTTATAATTTCTTGGTATGGCCAGTTCATAGGCTGCACAATTTTATTGATTGTATATGATTAAGACATTATAAACGATCGATTTACTAAAGATATAAAAAAAGTTGGAATGAGCTGTACGAAAAAATGAATCAGAAAACAACGAAATGTCTTTCTTGTGGAAGCAAAAGATATATTAAATGCGTAGTGACGTGTATGAGAATAATAAATATTTAAAAGATATGCCTTTTTATACTACTTTTAAATGAGGGGTATTTTAGAATATGTCGTCTAAATTTCAAAATAGCATTACAACCATATGGTGCAATCAGATAAAGAGCTTGTAAATCAAATATTGGAGGGCGATATCCAAAGCTTTGAAACCTTGGTGAATGAGTTTAAGGAGCGGGTAATGAATATTTGCTATTCCTACACCAACGACTTAAGCGATGCTGAGGATATTTCGCAGGAGGTGTTTGTTGAGATCTTCAAATCATTGAGAAAGTTCAAAGGAGAATCTTCCTTGTCAACATGGGTGTTTAGAATTGCTTCTAATAAATCACTGGATCATATTCGTAAGCAAAAAAGGACAAAAAGGGGAGCCGGATTAACATCTTATATCAATGATTTTAAAAATAATGATTGGTCCGTAGATCATATGAATCATCCGGATGAAGAAATGATGCAAAATCAAAGGAAAGAACTGTTATATAAGGGCCTCTCAAAACTCTCAGGTAGACAAAAAGAGGCTTTTGTGCTCACGCAGATCGAAGGAATGAATCAACAGATGGTTAGCAAAATGATGAATACCTCTGTAAAGAGTGTTGAATCGCTGGTTATGAGAGCACGTAAAAAGTTGAAAGCAATACTTGAAAAGCAAATAAAAGAATATTTGTAAAAAAATAGTGAGGGATGAATAAAATGTTGACGTCTAATAAAGAAAGGAGAACGATCATGAAGAAGCTTAATGAAAATATAGAAAACGAAATTGACCTTATATTGCAAAGCGGTGTGAAAAAAGATAGGGTAAAGACGTCTCCTTTTTTTACAACACGTGTAATGGGTAAGGTTGAACAGTTGGAAACAGAATCTGTATGGTTACCCAGATTATCCGCTATTTTGCGACCAGCTTTAGTTTTGCTGGTCATCGTTAATGTAATTAATTACTACGTCTATGATGCTTCGATGGCCATGGATACTTCCAACGAAAGTGGTGTGGAATTAGCTGCAAATGATTATGCAGCCTGGAATAGCGATTTTATTTTGACAGATGATGTTCTGCTTGATAATTAATAATTTAAGATGGATAAAAAACATTATATCATTATCATTGCCTTTCTGGTTGTCTTGAATATCTTTTCATGGAGGATTTGGTGGGATTCACCTACTCCTAAGAGTAATAATGACAAAGAACAAGTTGGTAATGGATCCGGACGGAGAGGCGGCAAAGATAGTAAGAACTTTTTTGCCGAGAAACTAAAATTA comes from the Saccharicrinis fermentans DSM 9555 = JCM 21142 genome and includes:
- a CDS encoding S-adenosylmethionine:tRNA ribosyltransferase-isomerase, giving the protein MMNTQAIRIEDYTYELPENKIAKYPLQNRSDSKLLVFNQNIREYSFNDISSLLPPNSLLLFNNTKVIQARLNFQKQTGANIEIFCLEPVEPSDIAMIFQAKEKATWKCIVGNSKKWKEGSLSRDIYVNGTEVHLSISREKNMEDTQLIQFCWNSKDVSFGDLLDAIGNIPIPPYLNRKSEAIDTFRYQTVYSNHKGSVAAPTAGLHFTDEILAQIRKNNIHTAPVTLHVGAGTFKPVKSALIGEHEMHIEHFFVDMPTLDLILKYEEDITSVGTTTVRTLESLYWLGVKLLENKNELYVNQWDAYHLPQHYNLQEAIGRLKQYLIDEKRNILESHTGILIAPGYDFKVVNRLITNFHQPNSTLLLLVSAFTKGDNWKRIYDYALTHDFRFLSYGDSSLLYRGEESTQSKY
- a CDS encoding Smr/MutS family protein, with translation MKISVGDKVRFLNEVGGGVVSRTEGDKMIYVLDEDGFEVPALRTEVVIVGKKATVDTPANQTSQVEPDGYEFEESPEEGEPKLMLACTRDESLTGNIRLYLVNDSNFFVFYTIGRYNNAKISNAYHGVVEPNTKIALDNMAIHYVDGVEYECQLMLFRKSKEYTPYKPLVKKIKLSGSKLLKDNSYVSNDYMDDKALLVYLVKDTFEKKLEELSAKDIKNVVAQKEQKPKGKKAVRRNDKEILEVDLHIHELLDDTRGMSNKEMLEYQLTKFHEIMKENKNQANRKIVFIHGKGNGILKSEIIKNLKKNYTWHSYQDASFEQYGFGATMVTI
- a CDS encoding sensor histidine kinase, with the protein product MKLFLTIFLLLLSCLEVQGEKITNILLLHSYHTGYEWTDQLTQGVINGMQPKHKTRVFVEYMDYKRFQNKGFFYELENLYKYKYSDIALDGIICADNYAFDFFLKKGDHIWNKNIPVVVCGVNNIHQLKYNQNRIKGVKEELDVRNTLNAIFQLQPSIDSLVVISDQTLSGKIFLQQFLDVLSQYKPQQPYIILDGSNYNDFKKRLKNIIPERKAIVLLSLYTDKYKIPVEIKHVGEELLKDIHIPIYSFWDFLLGDFIVGGSLISSYDQGYDAAHILKKRIENPNQHIENLMDTKYRLKFDFNLIKRYKLNEQHLPSNAVFENKTIPSYIKFKKQLLYFLSALIILIIIILFLMTNIIKRKNIELKLIESEERLELALNGANEGLWDIQLRSRNMIYNNNFATLLGYRSSRELKIDISNWRKLFKPDDLPQIKEALILHLKGIEPIFKLEIQMYTKNGTLRYFSISGKITERDLNDKPLRLTGIIMEISSQKEFEAQLKIAKERAEESDRLKSSFLANMSHEIRTPMNAILGFSDILMCHELKEDEKSNYLSQIKNSGETLLHLINDIVDLSKIESGQLMIRKEKFDLHKILNNIQFAGNSLIKAGNKSISLIVDKESNTPTNYIYSDPFRLQQIILNLISNAVKFTHEGEIVLMYKQNKNHILTISVSDTGEGISPEDQAIIFDRFRQAEKTTKKLLSGTGLGLSISKSLIHLLGGEIYVESDLNNGSTFTFTIPTI
- a CDS encoding RNA polymerase sigma factor, yielding MVQSDKELVNQILEGDIQSFETLVNEFKERVMNICYSYTNDLSDAEDISQEVFVEIFKSLRKFKGESSLSTWVFRIASNKSLDHIRKQKRTKRGAGLTSYINDFKNNDWSVDHMNHPDEEMMQNQRKELLYKGLSKLSGRQKEAFVLTQIEGMNQQMVSKMMNTSVKSVESLVMRARKKLKAILEKQIKEYL